The following coding sequences lie in one Populus nigra chromosome 15, ddPopNigr1.1, whole genome shotgun sequence genomic window:
- the LOC133674854 gene encoding transcription factor MYB36, with translation MGRAPCCDKNNVKKGPWSPEEDAKLKAYIDQFGTGGNWIALPQKVGLKRCGKSCRLRWLNYLRPNIKHGGFSEEEDNIICSLYISIGSRWSIIAAQLPGRTDNDIKNYWNTRLKKKLLGRRKQSSNNRLSSTNPDANGVEDSSSSQALSNSALERLQLHMQLQSLQNPISFYNNPALWPKLHPFQEKILLQSLSEISNPLMQYAFPSTQQGDAQKVDIYGQLVDPDTLQQGHPKFSNSNVVSLENSLNVITSSDSPLPFTNGKNVMDLTIVPRAGMADQSDAAVQPVSNFQSELENFLNNKTSGFTAQGDQICEYDCFKEMNGSRDNMNWWSNDFETKSASSNSWDSTSVLQSEGMFQDYELGYNM, from the exons ATGGGTCGAGCTCCTTGTTGTGATAAAAACAATGTGAAGAAGGGACCATGGTCACCGGAAGAGGATGCTAAGCTTAAGGCTTATATTGACCAGTTTGGTACTGGAGGAAACTGGATTGCACTTCCTCAAAAAGTTG GGCTTAAGAGATGCGGAAAAAGTTGCAGACTGAGATGGTTGAATTACTTGAGGCCTAATATCAAGCATGGTGGATTCtctgaagaagaagacaatatCATCTGCAGCCTCTACATAAGTATTGGCAGCAG GTGGTCCATAATTGCTGCACAATTACCGGGAAGAACAGATAACGATATCAAGAACTATTGGAACACAAGACTGAAGAAGAAGCTACTTGGAAGGCGCAAACAATCTAGCAACAATCGGCTATCATCCACGAATCCAGATGCCAATGGCGTAGAAGATAGCTCATCTTCACAGGCCTTAAGCAACTCAGCACTTGAAAGGCTCCAGCTGCATATGCAGCTTCAAAGCCTTCAAAACCCTATCTCTTTCTACAACAATCCTGCACTGTGGCCCAAGTTGCATCCTTTCCAAGAGAAGATTCTCCTTCAATCTTTGAGTGAAATCTCTAACCCTCTTATGCAATATGCCTTCCCTAGTACTCAACAAGGGGATGCGCAAAAGGTTGATATCTATGGGCAGCTAGTGGATCCCGACACACTTCAACAAGGTCATCCAAAATTCAGCAATTCAAACGTAGTCAGCTTGGAGAATTCTTTGAATGTTATAACATCCTCGGACAGTCCTCTTCCCTTCACCAATGGTAAAAATGTAATGGACTTGACTATTGTGCCAAGAGCAGGCATGGCAGACCAATCTGATGCAGCAGTTCAGCCTGTCTCAAATTTCCAATCTGAGCTCGAAAACTTTCTCAACAACAAAACATCAGGTTTTACTGCACAGGGGGATCAGATTTGTGAATATGATTGTTTCAAAGAAATGAATGGTTCTAGGGACAACATGAATTGGTGGTCTAATGACTTTGAGACAAAATCAGCGTCCTCGAATTCTTGGGATTCCACTTCTGTTCTTCAGTCTGAAGGGATGTTTCAAGATTATGAATTAGGTTATAATATGtaa